Proteins encoded together in one Triticum dicoccoides isolate Atlit2015 ecotype Zavitan chromosome 7B, WEW_v2.0, whole genome shotgun sequence window:
- the LOC119335658 gene encoding uncharacterized protein LOC119335658, producing the protein MKLREVLDKIIKKQTWNEPTVGNDWLDALRREEFDEDSRRKSMTERFYLDGLLWWRSRLTVMGVEMLSICAKCYHGCKKTERYCCKSIIIFLYQKENRQRRNHCRKGRASPISSPGLSKELLPSLKPDDLHNCVNSRTM; encoded by the exons ATGAAGCTTAGGGAGGTTCTCGACAAGATTATAAAAAAGCAAACTTGGAATGAACCTACTGTTGGTAATGATTGGCTCGATGCCTTGAGAAG GGAAGAGTTTGACGAGGACTCGAGGAGAAAGAGCATGACGGAACGGTTTTATCTGGATGGTCTGCTCTGGTGGAGAAGCAGATTAACAGTAATGGG CGTAGAGATGTTGTCTATCTGTGCAAAATGCTACCATGGCTGTAAAAAAACAGAGCGATATTGCTGCAAAAGCATTATAATATTCTT GTACCAAAAAGAAAACCGGCAGAGGAGAAACCACTGCAGAAAAGGGAGAGCAAGTCCAATATCATCTCCAGGACTAAGCAAAGAACTACTCCCATCTCTGAAACCAGATGATCTCCACAACTGTGTTAATTCTAGAACTATGTAA